The genomic window ACGTCGTGGGCCTTCCGGAACGGCATGTCGCCGTCGACCTCGACGTGGACCTCGACCTCGAGGACGGTGCCGTCGTAGAAGACGGTCAGATCGTGGACGCCCTCGACGTCGGGGTGGCTGCGGAGGGCGTCGACGATTTCCGTCCGCTTCTCCGGGCTCGCCGCGGCGCCGATGAGGTAGTCGACGTTCTCGCGGCCGATCTCGACGCCCTGGTAGACGACCAGCAGGCTGACGAAGCCGCCGGCGATCGGATCGAGCAGCGGCTGGCCCAGCAGGACGCCGACGACGCCGACGACGGCGGCGAAGGAGGTGTAGATGTCGTTGAGACAGTCGACCGCCAGCGCCTTGAGTGCGGTCGAGTTCAGCGCCTCGTTGATCACCGTCGTGTACCGGTAGACGAGGTACATATCGACGATCGAGAACGCGAGCGCGGCGAGCAGGAGCGGGCTGAACTCGACCTCGACGCCGTAGAGGATCCCCTGGGCGGACTCGTAGAGCAGGTTCAGACCGAGCAACGCGATGACCGCACCGACGAACAGCGCCGTCAGGGGTTCGATCCGGTCGTGACCGTGCGGGTGAGTGTCGTCGGGTTCGGCGTAGGAACTGCGGCCCCAGACGAGCACGACGAGGCTCGCGATCAGATCGGCGATCGAGTGGGCCGCGTCGGCCAGCAGGGCGACGCTACCGAAGAGCAGCCCCGCGGCCCCCTCGACGACGATCTTCACCGCGTTCCCGAGGACGTTGACTACCGCCGCTCGCGTGAAGCCCCGTCGCCCGCTCCCGGCACCGTCGGTGGCCATGGCTCGGTCTAGAGCCAGTCTAACCTTGGCTCTTTTCCTTCCGTCGGTGGGACCGACGCGCCCCCGGTCCGCTCCCCGCTTCGTGTCCTCGAGCGCGGGCGCGTTCCTCGCCGTGGGGGCGACCGGGTCGCCCATCCGAGTCGATCAGACGGCCGGTTCCTCGAGGGACCGTTTCGCAATCCTGATATCGACCGTGTGAGAACTCCGCACCGTATCGGTCCCGAGACCGACCGTCCCACCGATCACCGATGACCGCCGACCATCCGCTCGTTCGCCTCGAGACGCTCGCGCTGATCGCCGTCGGAGCGTTCGCCGGGGCGAACCTCCGCTACGTCGCGATGGGGCTGGGGTCCGACGTCCGGGCGGTGCTGGCGGTCAACGCCCTCGGAAGCGCCGCGCTCGGATTTCTCGTGTACGAAGCCGAGTACGCGGGACTCTTGGGCCGGCGGTCGCGGCTCCTCCTCTCGACCGGCTTCCTCTCGTCGCTGACGACCTACAGCACGTTCGCGCTCCAGACCGCGCTAGCGGCCGACCCCGTCGTCCTCGTCGCCATCGTCGCCGGCAACTACGGGTTCGGCTTCGCCGGCGTTCTCGTCGGACGTGCCGTCGCGCGTCGACTCGGCGCGGGCCTCGAGTCCGGAACGGGCGGTGAGACGGCGTGAGCGGTGATCGCACGTGATCCTCGAGTCGGTCCCGGACGTCACCGTCGCCGTCCTCGTCCTCGTCCTCGCGGCCGCCGCGTTCGACCTCGATCCGGCACTGATCGTGGGGATCGGTGGCGCGATCGGCGCGGTGCTTCGCCACTGGGTCTCGCTCCGGGTAGCCAGCGAGCGGTTCCCGTGGCCCACGCTGGTCGTGAACGTCCTCGGCAGTTTCGGCTTCGCGCTCGCCCTCTTCGGGGGCGTCGGCGAGTCGACGCTTCGACTGGTCGGGACCGGAATCTGCGGCGCGTTCACGACGTTCTCGTCGTTTTCGGTCGAGACCGTCCAGTTGTACGAGCGCGGTGACCGCCGCCTCGCCGTCGCTAACGCGGCCGGAAACCTCGCGCTCTCGCTGTCGGCGATCGGGATCGCGTGGGTAATCGTCGACGTCTGGCCGCTGTAACGGCTCGAGAACGACGATCGGTCACGCGAACGGAACGCCGATCGCCTCGTAGGTCGCGAACCCGAGGGAGGCGAGGACGGTCAGCACGACCAGGGTGACGACCCAGGCGATGAGAGCGATCGAGACGGCGTTACGCCAGCCGCCCGGATACCGGCGGTCGACCATCCACGCGTAGACGGCCAGCACGAGCAGTTGGCCGAGCAGGGGGATCCACCCGAGGAGGACGCCGCCGACCACCCAGACGACTGCCCCGAGCAGTCCCGTCAGGATCGCGTGCAGGGGTTCCTCTTCCCCGACGACCAGCCGCGCGCCGACGTAGATTCCCAGTCCGCCGGTCAGCAGACTAACGACGAAGAGCGTGCCGACGACCATGACCGACGTTCGGGTATCCGACGGTGAACGGTTGAGCCTGCACACGCGCATCGACTGCGGGTTCGACGCGACCGTCGGCGTCTCGGGAGGTCGTCGTGTCGCCACAGCGACACCGTACCGACGACAGTGCGGTAGTCACTGCGCCCGACTCGAGCGATTCGAGACGCGTCCCAGAACGGGACCGACGGGACGATCAGAGACGCGGCGTCTCGAGGCGACGTTCCTCAGCGTCCGCTTCCGCTTCCGACGCCGCGGCGTCGACGCTCGAGTCGCGGCCGCTCCGCAGCAGTCTGTACCCCGCGTAGACGGCTCCCGCGACGAGTCCGGCGCCGAGCGCGCTCGAGCCGGGGAGTTCCCGCCGCTGCCGGAGACTCGTGTAGAGGCTCGTCTCGGAAACGTGGCCCTCGTAGCCGCCGCGTTGCTCGAGGTCGCCGGTCGGCTCCTCGAGGCCGTCGGCGGCGTCGGGGCGCGGCGGGTCGCCGGTGCGCTGCTGGCGGTAGAAGACGGTCTCCATCAGCTTGTCCATCGCCCTCGAGGCGAACTCCCCGAGGACGGTCATCTGCTTCCCGCCGGCCCCGACGGTCACCTCGTGCTGGGGGTGTTCGGCGGCGTGGCAGATCGCCCGGGCGACCGTCTCCGGCGCGTAGACCGGGGCCGGCAGCGTCGCTTCCTCGTCCATGTGATTTTTCGCGTGATCGGGGAACGGCGTATCGATCGCGCTCGGCTTGATCAGCGTCACCGAGACGGGGGCGCCCTCGCGCTCGAGTTCCATCCGAAGCGTCTCGGTAAAGCCCTTCACGGCGTGTTTCGAGGCCGAATAGCTGCCCTGCAGGAGGACGGCGCGCTCGGAGACGATGCTGCCGACGTTGATGATCGCCCCCTCCCGTCCCCGGGATTTGAAGTGATCGGCGGCCTCGAGCGAGCCGTAGAGCAGTCCCCAGACGTTGACGTCGAACTGCTCGCGCATCTCCTCGACGGGGACCTCGTCGAGTTCGCCGTAGATGGAGACGGCCGCGCCGTTGACCCAGGTGTCGAAGCCGCCGTAGGTCTCCTCGGCGACCCGCCGGATCTCGCGGACGTCCTCGCGGTCGCTGACGTCGGCGGCGACGGCCGTCGCCTCGCCGCCGTCGGCCTCGATCTCCGCGGTCAACTCCCGGAGGGCGCCCTCGCTCCGGGCGGCGACTACGACGCGGGCGCCCCGCTCGGCGGCCATCCGCGCGGTCGTCAGCCCGATCCCCGACGACGCGCCGGTGATCACGATCACCTGCTCCTCGAGCGGCTTCAGCTCTGCGTTCATGGTTCGTCCCCGTACTACGGGTTCGAGCCGCCTTGCACTCGCCCCTGTATGGGCATGGCCGCGGCCGCTGCGGGCGGAGAGACGGACTCGCGCGCTGACGTCCGCTTCGGCCGATCCCGATCGCCGGGCGATCGGGGCGATCCGCGAGACCGGTGTCGGTTCCGCGTCGGCCGGGCGTCAACCCGTCAGTCGAGCGTCTGACTGAGTTTCAAGTGTTCGACCGTGGGTCCGATTCGTATGGACCCAGCCCGACCGTCCCGCGGCCGACCGCATCGAGAAGCCCGTACTCGACGGTGCCGAGACGCCCACCACGCGGAGCGTCCGCTGCGAACGGAACGGAGGTTCGGGCGATGATCGGCTTCTTCCGGGCGATCCCGATTCGAAAACAGAGCGAGACGCTCGTGCCGTTTGCGCTGGCCGCGGTAATCGCCATCCTCGGGGCCGTCGTCTACCTCGAGCTGGTGACCGCGCTGGTCGAGTACGCCGGTTGACGCGACTGCCGACGGCGACGGCAGACGAGGCTCGGAGACGAACTCCACGGCGGCGCTCGTCGGACGATCAGGCCTGCGCGAGTTCCTCGAACGCCGCCGCCGACGTCCGGGTACCCTTCGAGATGAGGACGTCGCCCCCCTGTAACTCGGCGTCGGCGTCGGTGACCAGCAGCCACCCCTCGCCGGGTCGGCGGATGGCGATCACCGACATCGTCGACTCGACGTCCGGAACGCCGCCGGTCACTTCGATACCGTCGAGGTCGCTGTCGGGCTCGACCTCGACGCGCGTGATGATCTCGTCGCTCTCCTGGACCGCCAGCTGAACGACCGGGTGGACGTCGATGTCCCGGAGCACGCCCTCGCTGATGTCGATCGCCGCGTCGCTGATGACCTCCGTGCTGGTCCCCAGCCGGATGAGTCCCCGCAGCACCACCGGATCCTCCGCGTCGGCGGCCGCCCGGAGCGTCCAGGCCTCGAACCGCGACTGCATGGCGTCGACTTCGACCTCGAGGTTTCGGACCTCTTCGGCCAGCTCCGCGCTGTCGAACAGCACGCTGCTGTAGGCCAGATCGACCGCCAGTTCCGAGAGGTTCTTCATGTGGATGATGGTGTCGACCGCCCGCTCGAGATCGGGAACTGTGGGGTCGTCGATCGACGGCAACTCGTAGACGTCGCCGGTCAGTTCCTCACAGACGTCGCCGATCGACGGGTCGGGGCCGCGCAGCAGTGCGACGTCCCCGCTGGCGACGGTCGTCTCCGGGCCGGGGTTGAGCAGCCAGTCCTCGCCCCGGCGAAGCGCGATCACGCGCACGCCCGTCTCGGACTCGAGGTCGATGTCCTGGAGGGTGCGGTCCGCGTAGACGGAGTCGGGATCGACGACGCCCCGAACCAGCGTCTCGGCCGCTTCGGGCAGCGCCGCGCGCATGGCCTCCGGGAGCCCCATCTCCTCTAAGACGATCTTCGCGATATCGCCGGCCGCGTCGCTGATCTCGTCGGCGGCGGCGACGATCCCCAGCACGGGCGCGAGTTCCTCCGCGTCGGCCGGCTTGCGGACGGCCATCATGAGGCTCATCCGCGCCCGGAGCTTGAGGATGTCCATCCGCTCCTCCAAGCGAAGCACTTCCCGCGCGAGATCGGCGTTGCGGTGGAGGACCGCCGAGTACGAGAGGTCGATGAGCAGCTCCGCCGTGTCCTTCATCTCGACGAGCACGTCCTTGACGCTGACCGGCTCGTACTCGACCGATACCGACGACGCTTCGCCCTCGAGCGGGTCCATAGCACGAACTCGGTTACGCGGCGAAAAAAGCGTTTCCCGCACCGGTATCCGCGAGCCGTGCGAGCGGTTCACCGCCGGAACGGGCGAAGCCCGTGACGGCGGCCTTTTTAGCGTAGATTTTTATGCTGAGTGATTCCTCGCGGAGCGAGAAATCCGAAGCATAAAAAGGTACTTCGACACGGTTTTGGCGGGGCACAGAGAACCCACGGGCAATGATCGATCGGACCTATCTGCGCGAGAACCCCGAGGAGGTACGCGAGGCCCTCGACGATCGCGGCGCCGACGTCGACCTCGACGAGGTCCTCGAGATCGACGAACGCTGGCGCGAGCTGAAGGCCAAGGGCGACGAACTCCGCCACGAGCGCAACCAGATCACCCAGCAGATCGGCGAACTGGTCGCCGAGGGGAAAGACGAGGAGCGCGAGGAAGCCATCGAGCAGTCGAAGGAGCTCAAATCGGAGATCGAGGACGTCGAGGCCGAGGCCGACGAGCTCAAGGACGAACTCGAGGAGCGGCTGCTCGAGGTCCCCCAGATCCCCCACGAGAGCGTTCCGAAGGGGGTCGACGAGTGCCACAACGTCGAGGACCGCCGCTGGGGCTTCGACGACCGCCGCGACGTCCCCGCCGACGTCGTCCCGCACTACGACCTCGGCGAGGAGATGGACATCATCGACGAGCAACGCGGCGCGAAGACGACCGGCAGCGGCTTCTACTTCCTGAAGGGCGACGGCGCCCGCTTAGAGCACGCGCTGATCCAGTTCATGCTGGACGTCCACCGCGAGCAGGGCTACGTCGATATCTTCCCGCCGGTGCCGATCAACAGCGAGTCGATGCAGGGGACCGGACAGCTTCCGAAGTTCGCCGACGACGCCTACCGCATCGGCGGCGACAACGAGGAGGACTACGACGACGACGACCTCTGGCTCTGTCCCACCGCCGAGGTGCCGGTCACCAACATGTACGCCGACGACATCCTCCTCGAGGACGACCTGCCGCTGAAACACCAGGCCTACACGCCGAACTTCCGGCGCGAGGCCGGTGAACACGGCACCGAGACCAGAGGGATCGTCCGCGTCCACCAGTTCAACAAGGTCGAACTCGTCAACTTCGTCGAACCCGAGGACAGCTACGATCGCCTCGAGGAACTGCTCGGCGAGGCCGAGGAGGTCCTCCAGCGTCTGGGCCTGCCCTACCGCGTGCTCGAGCTCTGTACCGGCGACCTCGGGTTCAAGGCCGCCAAACAGATCGACCTCGAGGTCTGGGCCCCCGCAGACGACATGGACGACGGCCCCGAGGAAGGCGGCCGCTGGCTCGAGGTCTCGACGGCCTCGAACTTCGAGGCCTTCCAGGCCCGCCGTGCCGGCCTGCGCTACCGCCCCGAGCGCCACGAGTCGGCGGAGTACCTCCACACGCTGAACGCCTCGGGCGTCGCGATTCCGCGCGTGATGGTCGCTATCCTCGAGTACTACCAGAACGAGGACGGCACCGTGACGATTCCCGAGCCCCTGCGGCCGTACATGGGCGGCCAGGAGGTCATCGAGGGCCACGAGAAGGTCGGCGAGGCCGCGCTCGGTGCGGGCGAACGGGAGTAAGCGAGTCCTCGGCGCTGGCAGTACCTCACTTCTCGAACGCTTCTCGAGTCCGTTTCACTCGTTCGTCGCCGCGGCCGGCGAGCCGTCGGCTTCGATTCGCGCCGGCTTCGAGCGAGCGCGAAAATAATTCCCTCGAGCGGCGACGAACCGATCGGATCGGTGGCAGACGGGTCGGCTTCTGAAATCGTCGAGAGACGGAGTCAGCACTCGAGGCGAAAAATAACGGAAGAAATCGACCGGTTGCGAGCGGCGAGTCGACGTTACAGGTAGTCGATGCTCGGCGGCAGCTCGAGCTTCATGCCCTTGCGCTCGCGGATCTCCATGATCTTGTCACGCTGGAGGGAGTCGGACATGACCTCGAAGCCGGCGTTCTCGGTGTTCCAGGAGGCACGGCCCTCGGTCGCGGAGCGGATGTCGCTCGCGAAGCCGATCATCTCGCCGACGGGCGCGATACCCTCGACGACCATGAGGTCCCCTTCCTGGTACATGTCGTCGACGCGGCCACGACGACCCTGGATCTCGCCGGAGGCGGCGCCCATGTGGTCGTTGGGCACGTCGATGCGGACGTCCTGCATCGGCTCGAGCATCTTGATCTTCCCGTCGATCAGGGCCTTGTGGACGGCCTCGCGGGTCGCCGGGATGACCTGTGCCGGACCGCGGTGGATGGTGTCCTCGTGGAGCCGGGCGTCGTGGAGCCGGATGAGCGTCCCCTGAACCGGCTCGTTGGCCAGCGGACCGTTGTCGAGGGCCTCCTCGAGCCCCTCGACGACGAGTTCCATCGTCTCGTTGAGGTGCTGGATACCCTTCGTGTCGTCGATGAGGATGTTCGTCCCGTGGATGTGCTCGACGTTCTGGGACGTGTCCTTGTCCATGCCGGCTTCCTGCAGGGCCTCGCGGCGTTCCTGCTCGGGCATGTCCATGGAGGCCTCGCCGAGCTTGATGGTGTCGACGAGTTCGTCCGTCATCGGCTCGATGGAGATGTAGAAGCGGTTGTGGCGGTTCGGCGAGATGCCCTCGACCTCGTCGCTGGGGTTCTGGGGCTGCTCGCGGTAGACGACGATCGGTTCGCCGGTGTTGACCGGAATGCCCTGGTTCTTCTCGATACGCTGGGTGATGACCTCGAGGTGGAGTTCACCCTGTCCGGAGATCAGGTGTTCGCCGGTGTCCTCGTTGATGTTGATCTGGATCGTCGGGTCCTCCTTGGAGACCTGTCGGAGCGTCTCGATCAGCTTCGGCAGGTCGTCCATGTTCTGGGCCTCGACGGACTTCGTAATGACCGGCTCGGAGATGTGCTCGATCGACTCGAACGGCGTCATCTCGACGCTCGAGACGGTCGAGCCGGCGATGGCGTCCTTGAGGCCGGTGACGGCGGCGATGTTCCCGGCGGGAACTTCGTCGACCTCCTCGCGTTCGCCACCCATGTAGATGCCGACCGACTGGATGCGGTTCTTGCCCGCGGTCCCGGAGACGTACAGCTCCTGGCCCTTCTCGAGCGATCCCGAGAAGACGCGACCGGAGGCGATCTCGCCCGCGTGGGGGTCCATCGAGATGTCGGTGACCATGAAGACGACCTCGCCGTCCTCGTCGACCAGCTGCATCGATTCGGCCAGCTCCGACTCGTCGTCGCCGCGCCAGATGCGCGGAATACGACGGGGCTGAGCGTCGACCGGGTTCGGGAAGTGCTCACAGACCATGTCGAGCACGACGTCCGACAGCGGCGTCCGCTCGTGGAGCTCCTGGCGCTTGTCGTTGCGCTCGAGTTCCATGATCTCGCCGAAGTCCATCCCGGTGCGCTGCATCGAGGGCATCGAGACGCCCCACTTGTACAGCGCGGACCCGAATCCGACGGTGCCGTCCTCGACGGAGACGGTCCAGTCCTCGATGTCGTCCATGTCCTGAGTCATCCCGCGGATGAGCTCGTTGACGTCGTGGATGACCGACAGCAGGCGCTGCTGCATCTCTTCGGGCCCTTCCTGCAGTTCGGAGATCAGGCGGTCGACCTTGTTGATGAACAGGGTCGGCTTGACGCCCTCGCGCAGGGCCTGTCGAAGCACCGTCTCGGTCTGGGGCATGGCCCCTTCGACGGCGTCGACGACGACCAGCGCACCGTCGACGGCGCGCATCGCGCGGGTGACGTCGCCACCGAAGTCGACGTGGCCCGGCGTGTCGATGAGGTTGATGAGGTGGTTGGTGCCCTCGTACTCGTGGGTCATCGAAACGTTCGCCGCGTCGATGGTGATCCCACGTTCCTGCTCGTCTTCCTCCGTGTCCATCGCGAGCTGTTCGCCGGCAGTCTCGTCGGAGATCATGCCTGCACCCGCGAGGAGGTTGTCAGAAAGCGTTGTTTTCCCGTGGTCGACGTGAGCGGCGATGGCGATGTTCCGGATGTTCTCCGGTTCGTCCATCAACCGTTCACACTCTTGGACGATCTTCTTGCGTCGGCCCATATACCCCCCATTACCGCCAGCGGGGTCAAAAGGGTAGTGTTTCGTCGCCGCCGGAATCCGTCGCGTTTCCGGGTTCCAGCGGTGGAATATCCAATTTGAGTGAGTGAATGCCTCGCACAATTCTCCCGTCGGCATCGCGAGCGACGCTCGTCGAACCCACGGTTCCGCGCGGTATCGACGAGAGAACCGCGTGATCCCACGTATTCGTCCCGGCCAACTGCCCGATTCCGAACCGGTCCGTCATCGGTCCGGTATCGATTCGAGCCCACGCGCGCTGCGCGGCCGGACCGACCGGCCGACCATCGCACGCGAACGCACAAAAGAGTCAAATCCTTCGGTCCCTTGCTATCCGTACACATGAATATACGCGTACAGGGACCCGGTCCGACCTCTCCATTCCTCAGCGCCCGCGACCTCTTCGAAACCGAGCACGACCTCTCGCTACCGGTCGACGTCCAGCTCCGGGACGATCCCGACGAACGAACCTGGGCCGGCCACTACGACGACCGCCACGTCCTGAACATCTCGCGGCAGGCCGCCTCGAGCGCCATGGCCCGCGAACTGGCCCTCCACGAGTTCGCCCACATGGCCAGACACGAACAGGAACACCCCTCGCACACCCAGTCCACCGAGGAAGTGCTCTTCCTCGCGCTGGCCGGCAAGAGCGTCGAACGGCGAAAACTCGCTCACTGCTACCAGATCGCCAACCACATGAAGGACATCTACGCCGACGACATCACGCTCGCGGTCGGCCCCGGCGAGAAACTGCTCTCCTTTCTCGAGTCGAGCCTCGCGATGGCCGTCGCCGACCGCCCCGAGACGCCGTCCCGACCCGGTTTCGAGCGCCTCTCCGCGAGCTCCGATCCCGAGATTACGGCCGTCAACGCCGCGTTCGCACTGGCGCTGGCCGAACGGCACGACCTCGTCGCCGACGACCACCGACTGTACGACCTCGCACACGCCGCCGCGATGGACGCACCGGACGTCGATTTCGAGGGGTTCAAACGCCGTTTCCGGGAACTCGCCCGCGACCCCGACTCGAGTACCTACCGGCAGGTTCTCGTCGACGCCACTCGCGCGTACGTCAGTAGCCCGGAACCGCGAGCGGACGGCCCCGCGGCGGACTGATCGGCACCAGCGTTCCCGGCTGAAAGCCGACAGCCGGTCTGCAGGTCCGCTCGAGGCGATACCCCGCACACACGGGTTCACTTCAACCCGAACATTTAATGTTTGATCCCGCTAATAGGCTAACATATATTGATGTTCTCGCGCAAAGGCTGGGGTAGCGGGTCCGACGACGAGCAATTCACGACGGAGCTATCGCAGTTGAAACGCCAAGGGGCGAGCGTGCTCGTCGTCGGCGCCGTCCGAACCGAACAGCGACGGGACGTCTGTCAACGCCTGCTGGGGCAGGCGACCGCCCAGCCGCGCCGACGCGTCCTCGTCTCGACGACCGGCGAGGGTCACAATATGTCTCACCTCGTCGACACTGACGACAGCGAGCCAGCGACGACCACACGCGTTAGCTACGAGACGCATTCTCGGAGCGCTGCCGCCAGCGACAACAGCGCACAGTCGATGGAGTCCGTCTCCGTCTCGGACGACGAGTCGCCGATCACTACCGCTACGCTCGCTGACCTCGGGATCGCCATCTCGGACGCCATCAAGGAGTTCGAACACGACGACACCAGCCTCGCACCCGGAGAGCTACGTGTCGCCGTCGACTCGCTGGTTCCGCTGCTCGAGGAGTACGGCGCCGAACGCGTCTTCAAGTTCGCCCATCTGACCAACGGCCGCACGCGAGACGCCGACGGGATGATCCACTACCACCTCCCCATGGACCGCGACTCCGACGTCGTATCGGTCCTGACGCCGGTATTCGATATCGTTATCGAACTCCGGGAGCGAAACGGCGTCTTCCAGGAGCGCTGGACGATCAACGACGGCGACCACAGCTCGGGCTGGCTCTCGATTGAGCAGTCGTAACGCCTATCGGCCACTCGAGCGTCACGTCCACTATCTCGTCCAGTGATCAGCCACAGCCCCCCTCTCACTCGCCGATGCTATGAAACCGAAATTCGCCCCCCTCGACGACGGCCTCGAGATCATCGATCCGATCGAACGTCACCGGTATCAGTTGACGACACACGATCCGGTAGATCCCGAGCCAGTGGATACGGACCGGATCCAGTTTCCAGTGACCACTGCCGTCGAGATCACGACGGAGATGATCACGTTACCCACGAATGAGAGCGTCTATGTGCGTGATGAAAATGGGTCAATGATTGCTGAAGTTCGCCCCAACAAACAATCGTCACTGCCCGCGGGCACCTACACGCTCGATTTATCTGGGCCGTTGAAAGTCTACGCTCGCGTCGAGAGTTCTGTCTATATCTACTCCGATAACGAGCGAACGTACATTACGCTCGATGAATCGACCCGAACTACTATCGGAGCACGATCCTACCACAGACGTCCAGCAGGAACAATCACAACTACCTCTGAGGCGACCGATGTGATGCAAGCGGTCTCGACGTTTGGCTCTGCACTCAAGTCAACGACGCCTGAACGTTCCTATCCGACTCTTCGAGGTCACCCGCCAGTTGTTGAACTCGGTGCTGAACTGAGCATTCCCGATAAATTCGAGCGACCAGATACTGGCATCCAGATCGAAGTTCCGCCGGACCTCGGCAGTATATTTGTTGTTACGCCGTTAGCATACTACCTCGGTGCTGAAGTCGTTCAGGGTTCGGACCCACGCCTGTCCACAGAAAACGGTTTCACATATCATCTAGATAGAAATGATGGACTCGAGTCGTCAGTAGAACGCATTCTCAAACTAATATTCTTCCTCGACTGTGTGGTTCGAACTGAGGGGACAACTCCCCTTCCACTCTACGAACAACAACTAGCTGAGCCGAAACTCGAATTTGATCTCCAAGAAATATATGAGATGGACATTGCTGACCAAGTAGAAGAATATCTCCACGTTGATTACAGAGATATGGAACCCCATATTCCAAAATGGAGATCAAAGACAGAAATCCATGAAAATCCCTCAGAAGTCGAATTTTTGCCGTTTCTCGCGGATTCACTCTCCCTCATGAGTAGACAAAAGGAAACGGCACAGGCAACAGAAACCCAAATTCAGGCTGTTGAGGAGTTTACAAGAGGCGATTTCACACGAAGTACAGATCCAATTCGAGGAACATCTGACCCATATACCCTAGAGATACAATCAGATACACCAACGATAAAACAGCACTGGGACTGCTTAGGAACAACCAGTATAACGAGTATCACACCCCTTTCTGCCTATTATACCAGTGTCGGCCAAACACCAAGAGACGATCCCATTGAGATTGTTGTTGTTTGTAATGATTCAGAGATGCGAGAAGAGCTTAAAGCGGTTGATAGTATTTATGGAAACCGCGCTGAACTACCATTTGACGTTTCTATACATTACAATACTAATACAGAAGAATTGAGATCAATATTGTCAAGAGAAGTAGACTTCTTTCATTTTATCGGCCATATAGATGAGAAGGGGTTCCAGTGCCCAGATGGAAAGCTAGATGTGTCTATGATAGGGGA from Haloterrigena sp. KLK7 includes these protein-coding regions:
- a CDS encoding DUF5781 family protein is translated as MNIRVQGPGPTSPFLSARDLFETEHDLSLPVDVQLRDDPDERTWAGHYDDRHVLNISRQAASSAMARELALHEFAHMARHEQEHPSHTQSTEEVLFLALAGKSVERRKLAHCYQIANHMKDIYADDITLAVGPGEKLLSFLESSLAMAVADRPETPSRPGFERLSASSDPEITAVNAAFALALAERHDLVADDHRLYDLAHAAAMDAPDVDFEGFKRRFRELARDPDSSTYRQVLVDATRAYVSSPEPRADGPAAD